The genomic region CTTCTTCGGTGAGCGCGTCAGGTTCCGCGACGGCCTGGACCGGGCCCTCGCCGACCTTCTCCATGACCCCCAGACATCCGGCGGCCTCCTCATAGCCGCGCCCCCCGACAGGGCCGCGCAGCTGCTCGGCCGTCTCGGCGCGGCGGGCGTCGGGGCCGCCGTCATTGGAGAGGCGGTCGAGGCCGCGGAGGATGCCGCGGTCATTGTGGAGCCCTGAGTTCCGCTCTGTGACCCCTTGGGCGAACTCAGGCTGATCGGCGGGGAGGAGGCCCTTCACTGCCTTCGGCGCAGCCGGGCGCCGAAGAACCCGTCGATGCCGTGAAGGTCCGGCCTGGTGCCGAGAAAGCCGCTACGGTCCACCACCTCCGCGCAGGCCGGGGGGAGCACCCCGGCGGCGTCCTCGACGGTGAACTCGCTGTTGTCGTCGAGGAAGCGTTCCACCACGTCGGTCGTCTCTTCGGGCTCGAAGGAGCATACGGCGTAGACGAGGACGCCGCCGGGACGGACCCGGCGCGCAAGGTTCGAGATGAGCCGCAACTGGAGTGCGGCGCGGCCGGCGAGGTCTTCCTCCCTTCGTCTGAGCTTTATGTCGGGAGCGCGGCGCAGCACGCCGAGGCCCGTGCAGGGTGCGTCGACGAGCACGCAGTCGAACTCCTCCGTGCCGCCGGGAAGCTCGATGTCTCCCGCAGCGTCGGCGCAGACCGTGACGATGTTTTCGAGCGATAAGAGGCGGGCCGCCTCCCTCACGGCTTCGAGCCTGCTTTCGCTTGTGTCCACGGCCACGACCGTGCCGGTGCCGTCCATGAGCTGCGCAAGGTGGGTCGTCTTTCCGCCGGGCGCGGCGCAGCCGTCGAGGACGAGCCCGCCGGGGGGAGGGGCCGCAAGGAGGGCGACAAGCTGCGAGGCCTCGTCCTGCATGTAGTAGCGGCGCTCGCGCGGCGCAAGCGCTGCGGGGCCGCCGCTTACGATGAGCGCCTGGGGAGAGAACCTTCCCTCCTCCACGGCGTACCCCATGGCCGTGAGTTCCCGGGCGAGGGCCTCCCGCGTCGTCACCATCGTGTTTACGCGGATGGTGCGCGGCGGGTGCGCAAGACCGGCCTGGCAGAGCCTCATGGCCGCGGCTGCGCCGTAGCGGTCGATCCAGCGTCTGACGATCCACCGGGGGTGGGAGAAGACCACCGAGATGTAGCCCACGGGGTCGCGCCTGAGCAGGGGGAAGGCTATGGCGTCTCTCCGGGCGTCGATCTTCCTGAGCACGGCGTTGACGAACCCCCTGGTCCTCGGTCCGTCGTTGCCCACGAGCTCGACCGTCTCCGAGACGGCGGCCCTGGCGGGTATGCCGCTGAGAAAGAGGAGCTGGTAGACGCCGAGCCGCAGGGCGTTGAGCACGCGGTGCTCGAGTCTTGCGGTCCTTATGCGCGAGAAGGCGTTGATTATCCAGTCGATCTTTATCTGCCAGCGCAGTACGCCGTAGACGAGCTCCGTTGCGAGGGCGCGGTCGGCGTCGGAGAGTCCGGCCATCTCGGCTTCGAGCGCCCTGTCGGCGTAGGCGCCGCCGGCCTCCACGCGGACCAGGGCCCTGAGAGCCGCCTTCCTTGCGCTGTGTTCCACCGGGCTGCGCACGGCCTACTTGAGAAGAATGACGCCGCCCACCACCAGGGCCGCGCCCGCGGCCTTCTGGAAGGTGAGCGACTCGCCGAGAAAGAGGACCGATACGACGAGCGCCACCAGGGGGTAGGTGGCCGCGATGGATACGACCACCGACGCCTCGCCCGCCTTGAGCGCCGTGTAGAGCGTCAACTGGCCGAGAAAACCCGCCAGAAGCCCTCCCGCCGTCACCAGCAGCGCGCTCCGCGGATCGACCTGCGCAAGCTCGTTCCACCGGCCCATGAAGAGGAGCCCGGCCAGGCTCGTTATGGTAATCGGTATGGTCCTGATGACAACGCCCACGTATGGGTCGAGCCTTCCCGCCAGGCCGGCCTTCTCCACGGCCGGGGCCATCCCCCATATGACGGCCGTCAGCAGGGCGAAGACAAAGGCCTTTTCATGCATGGTCCCGCTCCTTTCCCTTTTAGGGGGGAACCTTCTGAGGAGGGTTCCCCCCTTGAGGGGTTCCCCCGGTCCCCTCCAGTAACCTTCAACGCCTCTCGCGGCGCGCCCTTGCCCCTGCAGCGGCGCCGACTCTCTCATCCTCCACACTGTCCATGCGGCATCGCGGAGCCCCGTAAGGGGCCTCTGGGCGGCGTTGCGGGGCGCCGCTCACTCGCCGAGGACCTCGCGCAGATACAGGCCCGTCACGGTGCCGTCGCTTGCGGCCACCTCCTCGGGCGTGCCGGAGGCGACGATCTCCCCGCCGCGCTCTCCGCCGCCGGGCCCGAGGTCCACCACGTGGTCGGCCGTCTTTATGCAGTCCAGGTTGTGCTCCACCACGAGGACCGTGTTGCCCGAGTCGACGAGCCTGCCGAGAACCCTCATGAGCTTTTTGATGTCGTCCATGTGAAGGCCGGTCGTCGGCTCGTCGAGGATATAGAGGGTCTGCGCGGCGGTGGAGCCGGCCAGTTCCCTGGCCACCTTGAGCCTCTGGGCCTCGCCGCCGGAGAGCGTGGTGGCCGACTGTCCGAGCCTGAGATAGCCGAGCCCCACGTCTTTCATGACGGCGATCTTCCTCTGCAGGCCAGTCAGGTCCCTGAAGAATGGGAGCGCCTCGTCGAAGGTCATGTTGAGCACGTCGTAGATGTTCCGGCGGCGGTATCGGATGTCGAGTATGCGGGGCTTGTAGCGGCGGCCCGAGCAGCTTGCGCACCTGATGTAGACGTCGGGCAGGAAGTACATCTCGAGCTTCTCAACGCCCTCGCCCCTGCATGTCTCGCAGCGGCCGCCGGGCACGTTGAAGGAGAAGTGGGCGGCCGGCGCCCCGGCCGCGGCCGCCGCAGGCAGCGAGGCGAAGAAGTGGCGTATGTCGTCGAAACCTCCGATGTAGGTTATGGGGTTGCTGCGCGGCGTGCGTCCGATGGGGGACTGGTCTATGAGCTTCACAGCCCCGATGTGCTCTGTGCCCTCGATGGAGTCGAAGGGCAGGGGCGAGGGGGCGCGCAGGCCGAAGCGGCGGGCAAGGGCGTTGTAGAGCGTGTCCATGACCAGCGTGCTCTTGCCCGAGCCCGATACGCCGGTCACGCAGGTGAGCACGCCGAGGGGAAGCTCGAAGTCCACGCCCTTGAGGTTGTTGCCCCTGGCGCCGCGCACCGTGAGCTTGCGGCCTCCGCCCTTTCTGCGCCAGCGCGGCACGTGGATTCGCTCCTCGCCGCGCAGGTAGCGTGACGTGAGCGTCCTGGCGCCGGTGAGAAACGCGTCGGTGGGACCGCTCCACACGATGCGGCCGCCGAGCTCTCCAGCGCCGGGCCCCAGCTCGATTACGTGGTCCGAGCTGCGGAGCACCGCCTGGTCGTGCTCGACGACGACCACCGTGTTGCCGCGGCCGGCGAGGCGCTTTATCTGGGCCACGAGCATGTCGATGTCGCGGCGGTGCAGCCCGATGGAGGGCTCGTCCAGTATGTAGAGGACGCCGGTGAGGGTCGAGGCGAGCTGGTTGGCTATGGCCACCCTCTGGGCCTCGCCGCCGGAGAGGGTGTTGGCCGCCCTGTCGAGCGTCAGGTAGCCGAGCCCTATCTGGCAGAGGAAGTCGAGCTTCACGGCTATCTGCCTGAGCACCTCGCTCGCCACCGCCCGCTCGAACTCGCCGAGCTCGAGCTCCCGGAAGAAGGCCCTTGCCTGCTCGACGGTCATGCGGCAGAGCGACGCTATGTCGAGCCCCCCGACCGTCACGGCGAGCGCGGCTGGCCGCAGCCTCGCCCCCTTGCAGTCCGGACAGGTGAACTGTCCCTTGTAGCGCGATATGAAGACCCTTATGTGGAGCTTGTATTTCTTCGTCTCCAGATGCTCGAAGAAGGCGTTGAGGCCCTCGAAGTGCGGCGTGCCTTCGTAGACGAGCCGCCTCTCCCTCTCGGAGAGCCGGTCGAAGGGTTTGTCGAGGTCTATCGAGTAGCGGGCGGCGTGGCGCCTGAGCTCGTCGTACCACCACCGGTATGAGGGCTTGGTCCACGGCTCTATGGCCCCCTGTGAGAGGCTCAGCGAACGGTCGGGCACGATGCGCTCCTCGTCGTAGCGCAGCACGTTGCCGAAGCCCTTGCACCGGGGGCAGGCCCCGACCGGGTGGTTGAAGGAGAAGAGCAGCGGTGTGGGAGGCTCGATGTCGATGCGGCACTCGGCGCACCGGGGCCGCGACGACAGTCTTTTCACTCCCGCGCCCTCGATGTCCACGACCGCGTCGCCGCCGCCCTCGCTGAAGGCCGCCTCCAGGGCCTCGGCGAGCCTCGTCCTGGCGGCGGCGCCGAGGCGCACCCTGTCGGTCACGACCATCACCTCGTCGCCCTCCGCAAGCCCGGGCTCCCCTTCGGTGAGGTCGTGGACCTCGCCGCCCGCCTTTATCCTTATGTAGCCACGCTCGACGAGACCCGCAAGGGCCGCGGCGTCGGCAGGCCCCTCCAGCATGTAGCCCACCGTGGCCCTGGCGCCCTCGTGGGCCTGCGCGAGCACGGCGGCGGCGCTCGACGGGTCGCAGGGCGGAACCTCGCGGCCGCAGCCGGGGCAGTGCGCCCGGCCGGCGCGGGCGTAGAGCAGGCGCAGGCAGTCGGTGAGCTCCGTTGCCGTGCCCACGGTGGAGCGGCTCGAACGCACCGGGTTTTTCTGCTCCAGGGCGATGGCCGGCCTGATGTTGCGCATGGCGTCGAAGTCGGGCCGGTCCATCCTGTCGAGGAAGAGACGGGTGTAGGTCGACAGGCTCTGGATGAAACGCCAGCGCCCCTCGGCAAAGAGGGTGTCGAAGGCCAGCGAGCTCTTGCCGGAGCCGCTGGGACCGCACACCACCGTTATCCTGTCGTGGGGGATGCGCACCGTCAGGTTCTTCAGGTTGTTCTGGCGCAGTCCCTCCGCCACGAGCTCCGAAACATCGGCGGCCTTGACGGGGGCGAAGGGATACGCCTTGCCCACGGCCTTGCTGCCCATCTATCTCTCCTTTGCTCAGCCCTTCGAGCCTCGTCCGCTCCACTGTCCGTCCGGGGAGACGAGGTTATCGAGCCCGGGTTGAAGGTCTCTTTGTTC from Deltaproteobacteria bacterium harbors:
- the rsmB gene encoding 16S rRNA (cytosine(967)-C(5))-methyltransferase RsmB — protein: MRSPVEHSARKAALRALVRVEAGGAYADRALEAEMAGLSDADRALATELVYGVLRWQIKIDWIINAFSRIRTARLEHRVLNALRLGVYQLLFLSGIPARAAVSETVELVGNDGPRTRGFVNAVLRKIDARRDAIAFPLLRRDPVGYISVVFSHPRWIVRRWIDRYGAAAAMRLCQAGLAHPPRTIRVNTMVTTREALARELTAMGYAVEEGRFSPQALIVSGGPAALAPRERRYYMQDEASQLVALLAAPPPGGLVLDGCAAPGGKTTHLAQLMDGTGTVVAVDTSESRLEAVREAARLLSLENIVTVCADAAGDIELPGGTEEFDCVLVDAPCTGLGVLRRAPDIKLRRREEDLAGRAALQLRLISNLARRVRPGGVLVYAVCSFEPEETTDVVERFLDDNSEFTVEDAAGVLPPACAEVVDRSGFLGTRPDLHGIDGFFGARLRRRQ
- a CDS encoding EamA family transporter, whose translation is MRESAPLQGQGRAARGVEGYWRGPGEPLKGGTLLRRFPPKRERSGTMHEKAFVFALLTAVIWGMAPAVEKAGLAGRLDPYVGVVIRTIPITITSLAGLLFMGRWNELAQVDPRSALLVTAGGLLAGFLGQLTLYTALKAGEASVVVSIAATYPLVALVVSVLFLGESLTFQKAAGAALVVGGVILLK
- the uvrA gene encoding excinuclease ABC subunit A is translated as MGSKAVGKAYPFAPVKAADVSELVAEGLRQNNLKNLTVRIPHDRITVVCGPSGSGKSSLAFDTLFAEGRWRFIQSLSTYTRLFLDRMDRPDFDAMRNIRPAIALEQKNPVRSSRSTVGTATELTDCLRLLYARAGRAHCPGCGREVPPCDPSSAAAVLAQAHEGARATVGYMLEGPADAAALAGLVERGYIRIKAGGEVHDLTEGEPGLAEGDEVMVVTDRVRLGAAARTRLAEALEAAFSEGGGDAVVDIEGAGVKRLSSRPRCAECRIDIEPPTPLLFSFNHPVGACPRCKGFGNVLRYDEERIVPDRSLSLSQGAIEPWTKPSYRWWYDELRRHAARYSIDLDKPFDRLSERERRLVYEGTPHFEGLNAFFEHLETKKYKLHIRVFISRYKGQFTCPDCKGARLRPAALAVTVGGLDIASLCRMTVEQARAFFRELELGEFERAVASEVLRQIAVKLDFLCQIGLGYLTLDRAANTLSGGEAQRVAIANQLASTLTGVLYILDEPSIGLHRRDIDMLVAQIKRLAGRGNTVVVVEHDQAVLRSSDHVIELGPGAGELGGRIVWSGPTDAFLTGARTLTSRYLRGEERIHVPRWRRKGGGRKLTVRGARGNNLKGVDFELPLGVLTCVTGVSGSGKSTLVMDTLYNALARRFGLRAPSPLPFDSIEGTEHIGAVKLIDQSPIGRTPRSNPITYIGGFDDIRHFFASLPAAAAAGAPAAHFSFNVPGGRCETCRGEGVEKLEMYFLPDVYIRCASCSGRRYKPRILDIRYRRRNIYDVLNMTFDEALPFFRDLTGLQRKIAVMKDVGLGYLRLGQSATTLSGGEAQRLKVARELAGSTAAQTLYILDEPTTGLHMDDIKKLMRVLGRLVDSGNTVLVVEHNLDCIKTADHVVDLGPGGGERGGEIVASGTPEEVAASDGTVTGLYLREVLGE